From a region of the Phragmites australis chromosome 21, lpPhrAust1.1, whole genome shotgun sequence genome:
- the LOC133903357 gene encoding expansin-B6-like, with the protein MAARIASKVAALVALFAVLATHGARAEPVSYNASGAARQLLGSRGAWLPAKATWYGAPYGAGPDDNGGACGFKHTNQYPFMSMTSCGNEPLFKDGKGCGACYQVRCVAQNNPACSGQPKTVVITDMNYYPVAKYHFDLSGTAFGAMAKPGLGDNLRHAGIIDMQFRRVPCNHRGLTVNFHVEEGSNPVYLAVLVEYANKDGTVVKMDLLESNSRYWTPMRRSWGSIWRLDSNHPLKAPFSLRIKNESGRRLVANNVIPANWRPNTNYRSFVQFT; encoded by the exons ATGGCCGCGCGGATCGCCTCCAAGGTGGCTGCACTTGTTGCACTGTTCGCCGTGCTTGCCACGCATGGCGCCCGCGCCGAGCCGGTGAGCTACAACGCCTCCGGCGCAGCCCGGCAACTCCTCGGATCCAGGGGCGCCTGGCTCCccgccaaggccacctggtacGGCGCGCCCTACGGCGCCGGCCCTGATGACAACG GTGGTGCGTGCGGATTCAAGCACACCAACCAGTACCCGTTCATGTCCATGACGTCCTGTGGCAACGAACCCCTGTTCAAGGACGGCAAGGGCTGCGGCGCATGCTACCAG GTACGGTGCGTCGCTCAGAACAACCCCGCCTGCTCCGGCCAGCCGAAGACGGTGGTCATCACCGACATGAACTACTACCCGGTGGCCAAGTACCACTTCGATCTCAGCGGCACGGCGTTCGGCGCCATGGCCAAGCCCGGACTCGGCGACAATCTCCGCCACGCCGGCATCATCGACATGCAGTTCAGGAG GGTGCCATGCAACCACCGGGGCCTGACCGTGAACTTCCACGTGGAGGAGGGCTCGAACCCCGTCTACCTCGCGGTGCTCGTGGAGTACGCGAACAAGGACGGCACCGTGGTGAAGATGGACCTGCTGGAGTCCAACTCGCGCTACTGGACGCCGATGCGCCGCTCCTGGGGATCCATCTGGCGGCTCGACTCCAACCACCCGCTGAAGGCGCCCTTCTCGCTGCGCATCAAGAACGAGTCCGGCAGGAGGCTGGTGGCCAACAACGTCATCCCGGCCAACTGGAGGCCCAACACCAACTACCGCTCTTTCGTCCAGTTCACTTGA
- the LOC133903358 gene encoding expansin-B6-like, which translates to MTALSSNAVALVALFSVLVTYGARAQQENYSTSVANSYYSGWLPAKATWYGAPNGAGPDDNGGACGFKHTNQYPFSSMTSCGNEPIFKDGKGCGSCYQVRCLKRNHPACSGQAKTVMITDMNYYPVAKYHFDLSGTAFGAMALPGLNDRLRHAGIIDMQFRRVPCNFPGLTINFHVEHGSNPMYLAVLVEYGNKDGNVVQMDLMEANSGYWAPMRESWGSIWRMDSNHPLKGPFSLRIRSDSGQTLVANNVIPANWRPDTDYRSFIQFK; encoded by the exons ATGACCGCGCTCTCCTCCAATGCCGTTGCACTCGTCGCACTCTTCTCCGTGCTTGTCACGTACGGCGCTCGCGCCCAGCAGGAGAACTATAGCACCTCCGTCGCCAACTCCTACTACTCCGGCTGGCTcccggccaaggccacctggtacGGCGCGCCCAACGGCGCCGGCCCCGACGACAACG GTGGTGCGTGCGGGTTCAAGCACACCAATCAGTACCCGTTCTCGTCCATGACGTCCTGCGGCAACGAGCCCATCTTCAAGGACGGCAAGGGCTGCGGCTCATGCTACCAG GTACGATGCCTTAAGAGAAATCACCCTGCCTGCTCCGGCCAGGCGAAGACGGTCATGATCACCGACATGAACTACTACCCGGTCGCCAAGTACCACTTCGACCTCAGCGGCACGGCCTTCGGCGCCATGGCCCTGCCCGGCCTCAACGACAGGCTCCGCCACGCCGGCATCATCGACATGCAGTTCAGGAG AGTGCCGTGCAACTTCCCGGGCCTGACTATCAACTTCCACGTGGAGCATGGCTCCAACCCCATGTACTTGGCGGTGCTCGTCGAGTACGGGAACAAGGACGGCAACGTGGTGCAGATGGATCTCATGGAGGCCAACTCCGGCTACTGGGCGCCGATGCGCGAGTCGTGGGGATCCATCTGGAGGATGGACTCCAACCACCCGCTCAAGGGGCCCTTCTCACTGCGCATCCGCAGTGACTCCGGCCAGACGCTGGTGGCCAACAACGTCATCCCGGCCAACTGGAGGCCCGACACCGACTACCGCTCCTTCATCCAGTTCAAGTAA
- the LOC133903618 gene encoding zinc finger protein ZAT9-like: MDKHTCKLCFRRFHNGRALGGHMRSHAMAAGAAENSPPLSQQQSPPLSLASTSSTEMDDKPTQRKPLASCVLRESPKKSRKVGTPEFSGGGLACGESSVVQDGESDTESSPRGSALFAVSRRRSKRARRRVPPPAAPDPEPASSVSDATPEKDVAMSLVMLSRDSWTRSRSEPEPDPHWPPASSEAEQNNDDNVGLFDDADEQDRDVAGEAMAARPRSRHQCGVCKKVFRSYQALGGHRASIKKGKGGCVPVPAPPPSRAHRADAPVIHECTFCFRVFDSGQALGGHKRAHMPSAGAPAPSPSTPAKCGDSSGSIDLNVPAAMDDDFELSAVYEAEFGSTRH; encoded by the coding sequence ATGGATAAGCACACCTGCAAGCTTTGCTTCCGGCGGTTCCATAATGGACGTGCGCTGGGCGGTCACATGCGCTCCCATGCCATGGCCGCGGGGGCAGCTGAGAACTCGCCGCCGCTGTCGCAGCAGCAGTCGCCGCCACTCTCGCTGGCATCCACTTCGTCGACCGAGATGGATGACAAGCCTACGCAGCGGAAGCCACTGGCGTCGTGCGTTTTACGCGAGAGCCCCAAGAAAAGCCGCAAGGTGGGCACCCCTGAATTCTCCGGCGGCGGGTTGGCCTGCGGCGAGTCGTCTGTTGTGCAGGACGGTGAGAGCGACACGGAGTCGTCCCCGCGCGGCAGCGCTCTGTTCGCCGTGAGCCGCCGGCGCTCGAAGCGGGCGCGCCGGCGCGTGCCACCACCGGCGGCGCCGGATCCCGAGCCGGCGAGCAGCGTGTCCGACGCGACGCCGGAGAAGGACGTGGCCATGTCGCTCGTGATGCTGTCTCGGGACTCGTGGACGCGATCCAGATCCGAGCCCGAGCCCGACCCCCACTGGCCCCCCGCGAGCTCGGAAGCCGAGCAGAACAACGACGACAACGTCGGCTTGTTCGACGACGCGGACGAGCAAGACCGGGACGTCGCCGGCGAGGCGATGGCCGCGCGCCCACGCAGCAGGCACCAGTGCGGTGTGTGCAAGAAGGTGTTCCGGTCGTACCAGGCGCTGGGCGGCCACCGAGCCAGCATCAAGAAAGGCAAGGGCGGGTGCGTGCCGGTGCCGGCACCCCCACCGTCCAGGGCTCACCGCGCCGACGCCCCGGTCATCCACGAGTGTACGTTCTGCTTCCGTGTGTTCGACTCCGGCCAGGCCCTGGGCGGCCACAAGCGCGCGCACATGCCGTCCGCCGGCGCGCCGGCCCCGTCTCCATCGACGCCAGCAAAATGCGGTGACAGCTCGGGGTCCATCGATCTCAACGTGCCGGCCGCAATGGACGACGACTTCGAGCTCTCCGCCGTGTACGAAGCAGAGTTCGGCAGCACCAGACATTGA